The DNA sequence AGGTACCTGACTAAACAATATGAAGGCCAGGATGGCAGTATCCCCATATTGGTCCTGGACCCAAGGTTTGAAAGACCGATTTCTGAAAGCATTGAAAATGGAGGCAGTATCAGTCCGGACCTCATCGGCAAGTTATTGAGGGCCGTAGAAAAAATATTGGGGAAAGGGGGCAAATATGAGGCGCAACCGGTTCTGGTGTGTTCGGCCCACGTAAGACGGTTTTTGAGAAGATTCGCCGACAAGTTTTTACCGTCGATAGCCGTATTGTCCAATGCGGAGATCTCTCCGGCGGCAAAATTATATACCTTAGGGATGGTACGATATGAAGATTAAAAAATTTCAGGCAGCAAGTTTTCGAGAGGCCCTGGATCGGGTAAAGAAAGAATTGGGGGATGAGGCGGTTATTTTATCTTCGGAAGAAATCAACGGGTTAAAACCGAAGGTGGAAGTAGTGGCCGCTATTGAATACGATTCAGAACCCGAAGAAACCTTAAACCCATCCAGGAATAAACTGGATTGGAAAAGGGAAGAGAGCCCGGAATTCGAACCCGACAAGGTTTCCCTCTCTTCTTATCATTCCGGTTCCAGAACCTCCAATCCCGATCCCGACAATGAACCCGTTTTGAAAGAAATTGCAAAATTGCGGCAATGCCTGGAGGAATTGAAAGGAAAAGGGTATGAGGTTTCTTTGCCGGAAGCCAAAAAAAAGATCTATCATTATCTCCGGAACCGGTATATCCGGGAAGATCTGGCCCTGCAATTGACGGAAAAGGCGGATGGTCTGGATGACCTGCCCGGATTGATCCTCAATGAACTCCAGATGAGCTGGGATTGGTCCGACCAGAAGGCGATTGTTTTAATAGGTTCTACCGGAGTGGGGAAGACGACTACGGCGGCCAAGTTATGCGGTCAGGCTATTAAACGGAACAAAAAGGTCGGGTTCATCAGTCTGGATACCTTTCGCATCGGGGCTATTGAACAGATTCGGATCTACTCCAGAATCCTGGGGGTTCCTTTAATCGTCGCCTCTTCTCCGGAAGAGGTTCGTAGGGGGATCCATAAATTGAATGACCGGGACCTTGTTTTGATTGACACCACCGGCCGAAACCCTAAAGACCATTCCTATGCGGATGAATTGAAAGGGATCTATGAAATGGGGCTGCCCCTGGAAACCCATCTTTTGATCAGCGGCAGCAGCAGTGAGGATTTTATGTCCGAATCCTTTTTAAGTTACCAGAAATTTCCTGTCCACTGTGTGGCCTTTACCAAAATGGATGAGGCCGTCGGCTTCGGACCCATTTATAATTTCTCCATCCAGGCCAAAAAACCCATTGCCTATTTGACAACAGGGCAAAAAGTACCCAATGATATCGCCTTTTATAATAATGATCAATTGGTGGATTTAATCTTAAATCGGCCCAAGGCCGACCATTTTAACGAAAACCATCCAACCCATTAAGGATACAAGGAAAGCGGAATGAAACCTATTCGGACCATCGCCATTACCAGTGGAAAAGGAGGGGTTGGGAAAACCAATGTGGCCACCAGCCTGGCCATCGCCCTGAGACAACTCGGAGAAGAAGTGTTGGTCTTTGATGCCGACCTGGGTTTAAGCAATGTGGATGTATTGCTTGGTTTGGTAACCAAATACAATATTCAGCATGTTCTAAACGGACAAAAACAGTTAAAAGACGTCATTGTCGAAGGGCCCCAGGGGATAAAAATTTTACCGGCCAGTTCCGGCATACAAGAAATAACCCATCTGGATGAATTCCAACGGCTTAAGGTTTTAGAAGCCTTCGAGGACTATCAGGGAGAAATTGATACACTGATTATTGATACCGGCGCCGGTATTTCTTCTAATGTCGCCTTTTTTTGTATTGCCGCCCAGAATATCATCGTAGTGATCTCTCCGGAGCCCACAGCCCTGACGGACGGCTATGCCCTGATCAAAGTGCTGTTCACCAAATATCAGGAAAAACGATTCCAGGTTTTGGTCAATTCTGCTGCCAGTGCTTCCGAGGCATTGACCGTTTTCAGGCGACTTTCCGAAGCGGCCGAGAGATTTTTACAGGTTTCCCTGGATTATCTGGGATTTCTCCCCAGGGATGATTCCATCCAAAAAGCGGTCCGGGCTCAAAGATCTTTCCTGGAAGCTTATCCGGATTCCAACGCTTCAAAAAACATCCTGTCCATTGCCGGAAAAATTCAGGAAGATTCAAAAAACGGCCTTAAAGGGAGTTTGCAATTATTTATTGGTAATCTGATTGGGGATGCAAGAGATGTACGGCTATAACGTTAAAATGTCCTCTCAGGAAAAAGAAAAAATCATTAAAGATTTTTTGCCGGTTGTGCGCTACACGGCCTATCGGTTGTCCTGGCGATTGCCTCCGCAGATTTCGGTTGACGATCTGATCAGTGTCGGCTTGAATGGTCTGTTTGACGCCCTGGAGCGATTTGAACAAGGGAAAGTAAAATTAAAAACTTACGCTCAGTATCGGATCAAAGGCGCTATGCTGGATGAATTGCGGGCGGTGGAATGGATTCCCCGGTCCAGGAAGAAAAAAATTAACGCCCTCCGGGAGGTGCACGACCGATTAGAGAAAGAATTGAAAAGGCTGCCCGAGGATGAGGAGGTGGCCGGAGCCTTAAATATATCTTTAGACGAATATTATCAAACCCTCGAAGAGGCCAAAGGGGGGGTCACCTTCAAATTTGAGGATTACGAGGCCTTTTCGGAAGGACACCCTGTCAATTTGATGGACAATATCGAAGACCCCAATGAAAAAAATCCGTTAAATATCTTAATGGAGCTGGATCAAAAGAAAGTCGTGGCTCGTTTGATCGATGCCTTGCCTAAAAAGGAAAAAGTGGTGCTTTCTTTATATTACTGGGAAGAATTGACCATGAAAGAAGTAGGAGCGGTCTTGGGCCTGACCGAATCCAGGGTATGTCAATTACACAATCAGGCCCTTATCCGGTTAAAAACCAAAATTAACAAAGAGTTGGATTAGATTTATAAAAAACGCAACAAGGGAGGCATATCGAACCCATGGACCGAAAAATGAAAATATTGGTCGTTGACGACTTCTCGACCATGAGGCGGATCGTTAAAAATTTATTAAAACAAATCGGCTTTGAAAACATCGAAGAGGCCGAGGACGGGCAGCATGCCTTTTCAAAACTGAAAGGAGATCGGTTTCAATTTGTGGTTTCTGATTGGAACATGCCCAATATGACCGGTATTGAGTTGTTGAAAAACGTACGCAGCGACCCGGAATTAAAGGATCTTCCCTTTCTGATGGTCACGGCCGAAGCCGAGAAGGAAAAGGTGATTGAGGCCATAAAAGCCGGGGTTAACAACTATATCATCAAACCCTTTACCGCTGAAATATTGAAAGAGAAGATGGATAAGATATTTGAAAAACTGGGGATCAACTCCTGATCTGGGATCTTGAGGAAAATTATCTGTTGAAAGGATAACCACTATGTCGATTCATGCGCAAAGGGATAATCGGATCGCCGACGGCCACAACCGGGAAGGAGAGGGAGGGCCTTCTCTGAAGTTTTACGGCAAGGATGCGAACCTTTTGGAATTAGAAAAAGCGATCGCCCTGGTCTTTAATAAGGCCTTCGAAGAAGGCAATAAGATCAAGGGGGTCATGGGAATCATCGAAGATGTGCAGATGTTATTGGAAGCGATTATCATGGGCAATGTCCAAACAGCCGAAAAATATGCCACCAAGTTTGCCGGTCTGGGCGGGAAAGATCTTTTTGTGGAAGTCGGGAAGATCACTCGCAAACTGCATGATTCCATCCGGGAGTTTCAAGAAAATATCAGCCCTCGTTTAAAAAATTTACCCGTCAATGAACTCCCGGAAGCCACCGATAAACTCCAATGGGTGATCGATAAAACCGAAGAAGCGGCCAGTCACACGATTACCCTGGTGGAAAAACATTTAGGGAATCAGGAAAAGGCCACCCGGATGATCGGGGAACTGGAGGGGATTTTTAAGGAGAAGGGGCTTGATGAGGAAGCCGGGCTGAAAGCCTTGGATTTTCTTAAAGCCTTGAATCAGGAACTGCCGAAGGATTTGATGGAAATAATGATCGCCCAGGATTTTCAGGACCTTACCGGGCAGATTATTAAGAGGGTAATCCAACTCATAGGCGATATGGAAAAGCAGTTGGTTAAGATCTTAAAGATATTCGGGGTTAAATTGGAATCCCCCCCTAATCAGGAGGCCTGTCAGGGCCCTCAAATCAAGAAAAATGAAAATGTGGTTTCTGATCAATCGGAAGTAGATGATATTTTAAAAGGGTTTGGTTTTTGAGCCTGCTCATCAGGCCGGTTTGATCGGGGTGTAAAATGGACATAGAATTTTTAAAAAAAATCGATTCCAATTTTAGGGTCAAAAGGGAAAAAACCGGCCAGTTTTTTTCCAACAGGAAAAAAAAACCCAAATCCCAGGAAAAAGAAGAAAAGAGCAAGCATAAAATCGATATCAAGGTGTGAATATGAAAAAGTTGAATATACTCTTCGAAAAATTAAAGGCCAACCCTATAAAAGCCCAACGAGATATAACCTTGGAAATGTCCGAAATCAACGACATTATCGAAAAGATGGTTCTTAGAATCGATAATAAAATAAAAGCCCTTAAAATCATGGAAACCCGGGCTGATCAGAAAATTGCCATCCTGGATGGGATGATCACCAAATTAAAAACCAAGCCTTTCATTGGAGTGACTTCAGATAAGGCGGAACAGGGTCATCAGAATGACGTTCAGACCCTGGCCGACAAGGGATTCAACGCCGAGCAGATTGCCCGTATTTTGGATCTGCCGTCCGGTGAAGTGGAATTGATTTTAAACCTAGTCCAATAATCCGGGATAAAAGTTTCCCCCTATAGGAAAATTTTTCCATTTATTTTATTGGCGTTTCTAAATCGTGGATCATTTTTTTATATTTATGCCTTTAAGAGGGCGGGGTTTAGTGGTTCATGGGATTACTGATGGGGGGTTTTTAGGTTTGGTATTGATGTTGCATGAAAGGAAAATATGCATAAAGGAATATTTATAGCCCTTTCCGGAGCGATCTTAAAAGAAAACCAGTTGGAGGTTATTTCTCAAAACCTGGCCAACAGCAATTCTTTGGCTTACAAAAAAGTACGGGTTGCTTTTAAGGACTATATCAGCAATCCGGAAAGTGAACAGGACGGGAAAATCATGAGCGCCCTGGCGGCGGTCGCAACCGATTTTTCCGGAGGCGGATTAAACCAGACCGGAAATCCATTAGATATTGCCTTGGAAGGAAATGGTTTCATCGCCCTCGAAAAAAACCAATATACCCGGAGAGGGGACTTGAAAAGAAATCCGGAAGGCTATCTTTCGACCCAGACGGGTATTCGGGTCTTGGGTCAAAAAGGTCCCATTCTGATACCCGACGGAAAATTGGAGATTGTAAAAAACGGAGAAGTGACGGTCAACCAAGCGCAGATCGATAAGATTAAGGTGGTAGATTTCCCAGACAAAAAATCTTTAATCCGCTTAGGAGAGGACCTGTTTCAATCCAATCAGCCTTCCGGCCAGGCCAAAGCCCTTGTTAAACAAGGTCATCTTGAGGGTTCGAATGTAGACATTATCAAAGAAATGACCCAGATTATTATGACCTTGAGAGAATTTCAGGCATATCAGAAGGTCATCCAGAGTTTTGACGAAGCCACTTCAAAAATGACCGAGATTGCTCGGACCTAAAGGGGAAAGAAAAAAATGATACGCTCCTTATTTATCGCATCTACCGGTATGGAAGCCCAACAACTGAATATCGATGTCATTTCCAATAATCTGGCCAATGTCAACACGGTCGGTTATAAGAGGAGTCGGGCCGATTTCCAGGAATTGATGTATCAGGACCTGAAGACACCCGGGACCTTATCGGCCGAGGGGGCCGAAGTGCCATCAGGGATCCAACTGGGGTTGGGGGTCAAACCGGTGGCGGTTCAAAAAATTTTTTTACAAGGGAATTTTGTTCAGACCGGAAACAATCTGGATATGGTTATTGAAGGAGAGGGTTTCTTTCAAATCACCAAACCGGACGGAGAGGTCGCCTACACCCGAAACGGGGCCTTCAAGCTGGATAGCGGGGGGCGGATTGTCAATTCCGATGGCTATGCCCTGGATCCGGCCATCACCATTCCGGCCAACACCCAAACCATTACCATAGGTTCCGACGGAAAGATCAGCATCACCCAAAGCGGCAGCAAAACACCGACCCAAATCGGTCAGATTGAATTGGCCCGTTTTATTAATCCGGCCGGACTCAAGGCTATCGGCAAAAGCCTTTTTGTGCCTACCGGCTCGTCCGGAGATCCGGTGACCGGGACTCCCGGGGGGACGGAAGGGATGGGCACCATAAGTCAGGGGTATGTGGAGATGAGTAATGTGAATATCGTCGAAGAAATGGTCAATATGATCGTCAGCCAAAGGGCCTATGAGATCAATTCCAAGGCCGTCCAGGCCTCTGATGAAATGCTCCAGATCGCCAATAATCTGAAGCGATAGGAATGGTACGATCATGAAACAATGGAAAAAAATTTATATTCTCCCCTGTTGGTCCGGCTGGCTGCTGTTTTTACTTTTTTTTGTGTTGGTCCTGCCGGCCACATCGGCTTCCTGGGAACCCAGGGGCCTGGTAAAAACCTATTTAACAACCCATTATCCCTGGGCGGAAATCGAGATCCTGGACCTCCACGTCGAAGAACCGCTTCCCAAGGATCCGCCGAAAAGCCTCAGATTGATCAGCGGTCCTTTGGGCCGGGCGATTTTTTCATTCGAATTCAAGTCGGGGGAGAAGCTCCTGGTTCAGGCTAAGATCATGGCCCTGGATTGGGTCGTGACCTCCAGAAGGCCGTTAAATAACGGTCAAATCATTGAAAAAGACGATGTCTATCTGGCCTTGCTCGATGTCAACCGGATGCCTAAGGACGTTCTAACCCGGTTGGAAGGGGCTTGGGGAAAGACCATCAAACGATCCATCGGCACGAACAGGCCGCTCATAGAAAGTGCCTTAGGCGACGTTCCGGTGATCAAAAAAGGGCAGCGCATCACCCTGATCGCATCGGCGCCTGGTTTAAGAATTACCAGCCCGGGAGAAGCACGGGAAGACGGTTTTCCCGGCCGGCAAATAAGAGTGATTAATCTTTCTTCGAAACAGGATATACGCGGGATTCCGATAGACGGGAAAAATGTCAAGGTCATTTTTTAATCGACAACTAACCAAAGCGGAGAATTTATTAAAATTATCGGGAGTAACCAGTCGATGTCGATCATGCGTGTTATGAGAGGGTTTATGATTCCGATAGGGATCATCGGGATAATCGGGGCCTGCGCACCAACCGCCCCCCAGTTTTCCAAAGAGATGCCCCCCAATTACGTCTATAAAGAGACCAAAAAGGAAATCCGAAGCACCGGCTCCTTATGGCGCGATTCGGCCGGGCTTTTTGAGGATCGGAAGGCCCGGGGATTGAATGATCTGGTAACCATTAATATCGTAGAAAGTTCCTCGGCAACCAAGAAGGCCGACACAGCCACCAGCCGGGATTCCTCTATGGATGCCAGTATTACGAATCTGTTCGGTGGCTCCTTGACTTACGATCTAAAAAACCTTTTCGGCGGGGGCCTGTCGGGAACCCTGGCACCGAAGGTCCAGGCCAGCGGTAAAAACGATTTCACCGGTACAGGTAATACCACCCGTCAAGGCAGCCTGGTCGCCACGATTACCGCCCGGGTGGTGGAAGTCCTGCCGAACGGGAATTTTCTTATTGAATCCCGTAAAGATATTACCGTAAACCGGGAAAAACAGCTCCTTTTATTGAGGGGGGTCGTCCGGCCGGAGGATATTGCCTTCGACAACACCATATTAAGCAGTTATGTGGCCAACGCCGAGGTAATTTATACCGGTGACGGCGTAATCAATGACAAACAAGGCCAAGGATGGCTGGTCAGACTATTGGATTACGCCTGGCCATTTTAACATTCAGGGATCAGGGGTCGGGGGGCAGGGGTCGGTAAAACCACAGTGAAAGGTACAAGGTACACGGTATACAGTTTTTTCTTAGATCCTTTAACCTTGAACACTGTCTCTTGAACCTATTTTCATGGTACGTGATGCCCAAGGGTATGAGGGTTAATACAGAATTCCAGCGAGGGTCAACTTGAAAGCAATTGAGGGTTATTTTTTATTGGCGGTTTTGGGGATTTTGCTTTTTACAGGTTCACTGGTGTCTACTCCTGTTCAGGCCGAACGGATTAAAGACATAGCCAGTCTGGAAGGGGCCCGGGAGAACCAATTGCTTGGGTATGGCCTGGTGGTAGGCTTAAACGGTACGGGAGACAAAGGCTTGGCCACTATGCAAAGTATCGCCAATATGCTGGCCAGGATGGGTTTGACGGTCAATCCGAAGGATATTCAGGCTAAGGATACCGCAGCCGTGATCATAACCGCCACCTTGCCTCCTTTTCCCAAACCTGGAATCAAGATCGATGCCGTGGTATCGGCCTTGGGCGATTCAAAGAGCCTTCAGGGGGGAACCCTGCTCCTGGCCCCGCTAAAGGGGCCGGATCAAAAGGTTTATGGCCTGGCCCAGGGACCGGTCTCCTTGGGAGGGTTTTCGGCCGGGGCCGGGGGATCAGCCGTCCAAAAAAATCACCCGACCACCGGCCGGGTTCCCAATGGGGCTATTATCGAACGGGGGTTGGATATCCCTTTATTGAAGGGCAATGAAATTCATTTGCTCCTTCACAATCCCGATTTCACAACAGCTTTTCAAATTTCCCAAACCATTAACCAAAAATTGGGGGGCGAATATGCCGAAGCGGTGGATCCCTCTCTCATCAAGCTCCGGGCCCCGGGGGATTTCCTGGGTGGGACCATGGGTTTTATCTCCCAGATCGAAGCCTTGGAAGTCGCTTTAGATGTACCGGCTAAGATAGTCATTAATGAGAGGACCGGAACGGTAGTCATGGGGGAAAGGGTCCGGATATCTCCCGTGGCCATCTCGCATGGCAGTCTGACGATAGAGGTTACGACCGACTATAAAATTTCTCAACCCCCGCCTTTTGCCCCTCCCAAGGCAGAGACCGTAGTCGTCCCACAAACCAAAGTGGACGTGAAGGAACAGAAGGCCGCTCTGGTAGAAGTGGCCGGAATAACCCTTGGGGAAGTGGTCAGGGCCCTTAATTCTTTGGGCGTGACGCCCAGAGACCTCATTGCCATCCTACAGGCCCTGAAAAGTGCTGGCGCTCTTAAAGTCGAACTGGAGATTATATGATTGGAGAGACGGCAAATTATCAAGTCAACCTGAGTGCTTTAGGCGGACGATCGACCGGGAGACTGGAGAATCAGGGGGCAATCTCAAACCCTGAATCCTCAAAGACCCGCTTAAAGGAGGCAGCCAAGGAACTGGAAGCCCTTTTTATCTATGAACTCCTTAAAGAAATGAGACAGACGACCCAGGGAGGTTTTTTAGGTAAAGGGCTGGGAAACGATATTTATAACAGTCTCTTTGACATGGAAGTAGCCCGGCTGACCGCCGATCGAGGTCTCGGTCTGGGAGAAATGCTCCTGAAACAACTGGACGGTCTGGTTGGGAAAGATCCTCAAAATCAACAGGATCCGGTAAAAGACCCGATTAAATCTTCCATGACTGACGAAAAAAAGCTGTTGGATGCTCCTCCGATCCTTAAATCCCCGGAAAAGCAACTGCCGGATTTGGGTCCGGAATCCTTGATGAGGCTCCCGGTCGACGGCCTGATAAGCTCCCGTTTCGGCTGGAGAAAAGACCCCTTTTCCGGGGAAGAAAAATTTCATAGCGGGATTGATATTGCCGCTCAGTCTGGTAAAGAAATATTTCCCATTAAAAAAGGTCGGGTAATTTTCAGCGGGTTGACACAAGGATATGGGAACACCGTAGTGATAGATCATGGCGATGGATTCATAAGCAAATACGGCCATAATCTGACTAATCTGGTTTTTTGGGGAGATGAGGTCGATAAGGAACAGGTTATTGCCCTGGTGGGCAATACCGGGAAGTCTACAGGGGCTCATCTGCATTTTGAGGTGCAATATAACGGAAAAAAAATTAATCCCCTGGGTTTGATCCAAAAAGAAACAGGGAAAATCGGATGATAGACATTTTACAAATCCATCAAGGGATAAAGAGTGGGGACATTTTTTACTATCTATGTCCATTTTATGGATGTATCATGACCTCTTTCACAGATTTTATTAAAGAAATTTCAGGAAAATGTCGATACAGAAACAAGATTAAACATTTTCCGATGGGAGGAAAGTCATGAAAGTTGAGGGTACTAGACCACCTGAAAACCAGGAGATTCAACTCAGATCTCAAAAGGTGGGTAATAAAGAAGCCGGTGCAGGAAACAATGAAAGTTCCCAAAAGGTCAGTCAATCGGATCAAGTCCGTCTCTCCGGAAGAGCAAAGGAATTAGCGGAGTTAAAACAGGTAATTCTGCAGATGCCGGAGATAAGGACCGATAAAGTTGAAGCGCTGAAAAAGAGTATCCAGGATGGCACCTATACCATGGATTCCTTTAAAATGGCCGGAAAAATATTAGAAGAAATATAAATGGAATCATTCGGGGCAATCAAGAAGGTCCTTGGGGAACAGATTCAGGGATGCCGACAATTGTTGGAGCTTTTACAAAGGGAGAAGCTCTGCCTCCTGGACCTCCAGATGGAGGGCGTTGAGGCCATTATTAAAGAAAAAGACATCCTGGTCCTGAAATTGAGGCTTTTGGAAGAAGAGCGGGTAAGGCTTTTTGACAGGCTGGTTCGTGGGAATACTCTGGGTATCCTGAAGAAAGAAACCGATCCCCGGAATATAAGTCTTTTAAAACTGGCTGAAATTAGCGGGGAAGCCATTTTTCAAGAAATGCGATCCAAACTGATCTCTTTATCCCAAAGTATTAAAGAGTTGAATACGTTTAATCAAAGTATGATAGACCGAACCCTGGGCTTCTTAAAAAAGAACAATCAGTTTTTAGGAGCCTTTTATCCGGGTTCGCCCCCTTTATGTGAAAAGGGGCAGCTTCTTTCCAGGGAAATGTAAATGTCTATTAACGGTCTGTTTAATATTGGGAAATCGGCCTTATTCGCCAGTCAGACCCAACTCAGCATTACCAGCAACAATATTGCCAATGCCAGTACCCCCGGTTATAGCCGGCAGGAAGTGATCCTGGAAATTGCGACTACCGCCTCCCAGGCTGCAGAATTCCAGGGAGGCGGCGTGTCGGTCGCCGGGGTTAAGAGACTCTACGATAGGCTGCTTCAGAATCAGATCAATAGTACTCAACAGGATTACGGACAAGCCACCACCCTGAGTGAAACCCTGGCGAAGGTTGAACAGATCTTTAATGAAACCCAGGACCTGGGTTTGGCCGGCCCTTTGAAGGATTTTTTTAATGCCTGGCAGGGGGTTGCTTCCAATCCAGCGGGCCTGACGGAAAGAAATTTGCTTCTGCAAAAATCCGATGCCCTGGTTCTTTCCGCCCAAAGAATGGAAAATGGTATCAATGCCATCCTGAGACAAATCCAAGAGGGGATTACCGGTTTAACCGATCAGATAAATTCCCTGGCTTCCAAAATTGCCCGCTTAAATGACCAGATCATCCAGATTGAAGCAGGATCGTCTATGGAATCGGCGGGCAGCCTCAGGGATCAGCGAGAGACGGCCTTGAAGGATTTGAGCAATCTGGTTGAGCTGTCTTACTGGGAGGATAAAAGTAACGGTTCCCTGACGGTGACCATGGGAATGAAAACCCTGGTCGACGGGAATAGCACCAGTCCCCTTTCAGCGGTTTATAATGATGAAGGAGATTTTATCCTTCAATTGGACGGTCAGGATATTACTTCCAGAATAACCAAGGGGGAGATGGGCGGATTGTTGACCGCCCACCAGGAAATCGAGGGGACCTATTTACATGATCTCAGAACATTGGTGGCCTCGGTAACCAATACGGTCAATCTGCAACACGCCAGTGGCTTCGACCTGGATGGTTCAACCAATGCCAATTTCTTTAATCCGCTCCAGCTTTCGACCGGTAATTTTTCCGTCGGGGCAAACCTGACGGCCGTCATTACCGATTATTCCCAGTTGACTTTAGGTGAATATGAAATACAATTTAACGGAGCGAACTTCGAAGTCTATGATTCGGGGACGGGGGCCTTAAAAACCTCAGGGGTTTATAATGCCGGAGGTACGACGATCAATCTGGAAGGGATCCAGTTTGATATAATGGGGCCGGTCACCGATCTCGATCGTTTTACCGTCAGCCCCTTAACGACTGCCATTAAAAATTTCCAGACCGCCCTTACCGCACCCAGGCAAATTGCCGCCTCGGGAACTGCCACCAGTCTTCCCGGGGATAATACCAATGCCCTGGCCCTGGCCGATTTATCCAACAGCCAGTCGACCGCCCTCGACTCCGAAACCTTTGCTAATTACTATCAGGGCCTGGTGGGACAGATCGGAACCCAGAGTCGGATGGCCTCTGATGAGTTGACTTTTCAGGATAATTTTTTAACCGGGCTTACCACCCGACGGGATGCGGCCTCCGGGGTTAATATGGACGAAGAAGCGGCCAACCTGATCCGTTATCAACGGGCCTATGAAGCCGCAGCCCGTCTGATCAGAACGGCCGACGAAATATTCCAAACTTTGCTTAATTTATAAAAAAGGGATCGGTGTCGGATGAGGATCGCTTCTGACCAACTCTATGATCAATTGGCTCGCGGGTTAAGAAACCATCTGACCAATTTGGCTGAAATAACGAATCAGTTGGCAACGGGTAAAAAGACCGCTAAACCTTCTGACGACGTTCTGGGAACTCTGAAGGCCATGGATTATAAGCTTACCATCAGCCAAAATGATCAATATGCGCGGAACATCACCGAGGCCATTACCTTTTTAAATTTTAATGATACGGTGCTGGATCAGGTCTCAACTGCCCTGACCGGTTTAAAAAAAATGACTTCC is a window from the Deltaproteobacteria bacterium genome containing:
- a CDS encoding flagellar basal body P-ring protein FlgI; its protein translation is MKAIEGYFLLAVLGILLFTGSLVSTPVQAERIKDIASLEGARENQLLGYGLVVGLNGTGDKGLATMQSIANMLARMGLTVNPKDIQAKDTAAVIITATLPPFPKPGIKIDAVVSALGDSKSLQGGTLLLAPLKGPDQKVYGLAQGPVSLGGFSAGAGGSAVQKNHPTTGRVPNGAIIERGLDIPLLKGNEIHLLLHNPDFTTAFQISQTINQKLGGEYAEAVDPSLIKLRAPGDFLGGTMGFISQIEALEVALDVPAKIVINERTGTVVMGERVRISPVAISHGSLTIEVTTDYKISQPPPFAPPKAETVVVPQTKVDVKEQKAALVEVAGITLGEVVRALNSLGVTPRDLIAILQALKSAGALKVELEII
- a CDS encoding peptidoglycan DD-metalloendopeptidase family protein → MIGETANYQVNLSALGGRSTGRLENQGAISNPESSKTRLKEAAKELEALFIYELLKEMRQTTQGGFLGKGLGNDIYNSLFDMEVARLTADRGLGLGEMLLKQLDGLVGKDPQNQQDPVKDPIKSSMTDEKKLLDAPPILKSPEKQLPDLGPESLMRLPVDGLISSRFGWRKDPFSGEEKFHSGIDIAAQSGKEIFPIKKGRVIFSGLTQGYGNTVVIDHGDGFISKYGHNLTNLVFWGDEVDKEQVIALVGNTGKSTGAHLHFEVQYNGKKINPLGLIQKETGKIG
- the flgM gene encoding flagellar biosynthesis anti-sigma factor FlgM — translated: MKVEGTRPPENQEIQLRSQKVGNKEAGAGNNESSQKVSQSDQVRLSGRAKELAELKQVILQMPEIRTDKVEALKKSIQDGTYTMDSFKMAGKILEEI
- a CDS encoding flagellar protein FlgN, giving the protein MESFGAIKKVLGEQIQGCRQLLELLQREKLCLLDLQMEGVEAIIKEKDILVLKLRLLEEERVRLFDRLVRGNTLGILKKETDPRNISLLKLAEISGEAIFQEMRSKLISLSQSIKELNTFNQSMIDRTLGFLKKNNQFLGAFYPGSPPLCEKGQLLSREM
- the flgK gene encoding flagellar hook-associated protein FlgK, producing the protein MSINGLFNIGKSALFASQTQLSITSNNIANASTPGYSRQEVILEIATTASQAAEFQGGGVSVAGVKRLYDRLLQNQINSTQQDYGQATTLSETLAKVEQIFNETQDLGLAGPLKDFFNAWQGVASNPAGLTERNLLLQKSDALVLSAQRMENGINAILRQIQEGITGLTDQINSLASKIARLNDQIIQIEAGSSMESAGSLRDQRETALKDLSNLVELSYWEDKSNGSLTVTMGMKTLVDGNSTSPLSAVYNDEGDFILQLDGQDITSRITKGEMGGLLTAHQEIEGTYLHDLRTLVASVTNTVNLQHASGFDLDGSTNANFFNPLQLSTGNFSVGANLTAVITDYSQLTLGEYEIQFNGANFEVYDSGTGALKTSGVYNAGGTTINLEGIQFDIMGPVTDLDRFTVSPLTTAIKNFQTALTAPRQIAASGTATSLPGDNTNALALADLSNSQSTALDSETFANYYQGLVGQIGTQSRMASDELTFQDNFLTGLTTRRDAASGVNMDEEAANLIRYQRAYEAAARLIRTADEIFQTLLNL